CAGATCAAAGGCTAAAACTTACCAGAAAGCTACTAGTGTCTATAAAAAGCTGCTAGAAATAAAAAGCCAAGTTTCAAGAAGTTCAACAACATTAAAAGTTCTAACAGACTGAAAACAAGACAATATGAAGAGGCTTTGAGAAACCttgagaaaatataaaaggaaaattaacagaaattatttttcaaactcATCAGGAATAGATATCTTGACAAATGGTTAATACCGCAAACATATGATCAAAAAGTAGGATGAGCAATATGAAAGAGACTAGACTGCAaaaaatttttcaaatgttttgggCTTGggtgtgtttgggattttttatattatatttgggggggtttgttgtttggttttttgggagTTCATTTAAGGTGATGTTCTTTCGTTGTTATGTTCTTGggcattttgtttgtttggaaggggatgtttggttttttgttggtctTTTTTAATCCATATTCATCTTGGAGAGGCTCAGATTGGCTCCCACTCCAGACAGCTTATCTCAAATCAGAGACTCAAGGATGCTACTAGCCATTCCAGTGACACAAAATAACAGTTCTTAACAATTACAAGAAATCAATTAGACAGTAATTGAGCTACCAACCACCATgatctcttttaaaaagaagcaggTAACAAATGAGAccatttttaatgagttttctAGGGATTTATGTAGGTTAGCTGACCTCTTTCCACTGTGCTGGTACCCtgtgatataaaaatattgtacaTACAGATAACTGTGCTATGCCAGCAAATAGGGCTCAAGTAAAGGGTATGTGGGACTCACATCCACTGTCATTCTCAGTCTACAAGTGTTATTAACAGATATGAATTCTAAATATATCAAGGTAGAAATTCCTGATTTGCCAGCATTTTGAGCATCATCTCAGTCCTCCAATACAAAAATCCAAGTACaaaaaggaatggagaaaatatttgcagaccTTGCATTCCTGACCACTGTCTCAAGCTATGGACTATTATGAAGATTTTTAACTGCAGGAGAAAGTGACAGAGCTTTCTCTGccaaaagctgcttttgctAATCCTACAGAAAACctaaaattaagtttaaatCAAAAGTCAAGCTTTGTAGGAAGTGCAGACCTACATCTCTCATATGACTCTAAAACATAATTGTATCAGAAGTGCCCTTTTTTCACACAAGGAGGAAAGTAAACTGCAAACAAGGTGGGCATGAGAAAGTATGTATTAAAAAAGAGCTTTGTTCAGGTTCTAGTGCACCTTCACTACAGATAATTTATGAGCATCCTTAGGCATCCAGCAGAATTTTATGCATTCAAGAACTGAAACCTGGTACAAACAGTGGGAAATGAATGCAGCAGGCAACTCAATAGCATGTGAGCAACAACCTCAGTCTCTACTTAGCCTTGCAAACTGTAACTGTTAACAAAGCCAcaatgaaaatatctgaaaacatTAACATTGCACTGAAGCTCATCTTCTTTATCTTAGGTGGAAGGTTTATATAAACACCATTTCTCTACAATGAGGCTATGCATCACATATTTGAATACAGCCATAAATTACAGCACCATTGATTGATGTAGTGTCCTCTCCAAAGCCAGTAATCTGCAAGACTTGGGTATTAGTAAGGACAGAAGTTAAAACAACACACTGAAGATACTGCTTGCTCTGACAGGCTGATACTATAACCTAATAAAGGACTAGCTCTAAGGAAGAATATATACCCCCACCAACACAAAAAACATGACAAGTCAAATCTCAAAGataaatcaaaatttatttaaaacaacaaaaacaagaCAGTGCTACTGccaagatagaaaaaaaattaaggattcTTTTACTGAATGTGACAAGGCAGGCAATTTACAGCAGTTTACATTAATTCTGAGATCAGGTGGGGTTTTACACTGCTTCAATTGACTACATGTACTTTCTGCAAGACGAACTggttccccttcccctccccttttcaAAAGAACTGACAAAAATATCCTATAAAAAACATATACAGAATTTTGAGACATGATTGAAACATGAACCACTGTCCAAAAGTCTGGAACTTTCCAAGAAGGTTAAGTCCTTTGTTACTTCAACCAACCCTCAATGGGGGAGCTACAAGCACAACGCCATCCCCTCTGACAAAAAGCATCGGAATATTCCTCTTGGTAGACtgtgaagaaggaaagaaaagtttacATTTACAAGATATTCATTTCAATCATAAAAACACACCTGAAACAACTCCAGCAAACACTCAATGTTCTGGCATGTTGAACAGATCAATACAATTAACACCAGGTCTCTAGATATCCTGTGTACTTTCATATCAGTTTGTCCAAATCCTGTTAGAGCTTGGTTCAAAAAAGTCAGCAACAAACTACTTTAACAATATAACACAGTgtagttttaaataaaaaaaattgagaggaTAAATTAACTCCTTTTTTAGTCCTTACTTTATAAATCTCTTCATAGGTTTCTTCATCAATCTCTATTGTAGTCACAGTTTCTTCCACATCACCCAAAATCATATTTAGGTGCTGATCATATGCCTATAGAAAGTAAGTTTAGTTTACTATGTTTTCCAAAATTCAAACATGAGTttattaaaatgagaattttagCAAGACTTTGAGGCATAAATAATTTAGTCTGATTTTGACCAAAACATAGTCCTACCAGTTCTAGCTACAACTCAACACAAACATAAACAAATGAGaactctgcagcagcaaaaagaaGGCATGACATTTACATTTACTGCAACACTTGCAGGAAATAGCTCTGAAGCATTCTGTGAGAGCACTTACAAGACCTCAGAGACAGACAGACTTTGTTAACATTAAACCAGCTACACACTGCTGCCAGTCCAGCCTCCTGGAATTGATTGCCTGGGGGCAACTTACAGGGTATGAAAGCTGCTTCTCATAGAGTGCTATAAAACCTTAAACTCACGTTCCAAAATCCCTACAAAAGCACATTGCAAACTACACATCCCTCATGGATCTCTCATTATCTGTGTGTTTCCAAAGGAGTTGAGGCCCAGTTCACTCATGGGGCAACTGGCTCTCTtccccagcagagcacagcactcagGGAGGCTGACTGACTTAATAGAAAGCAAAAATCTGAGAACACAGCTGAGCACCTGTCCCATCACACCTCCCAGGGTGTGCCTTAAGGGATTCTTCTTTGATAATGATGACCTCAGTCTAGAAGAGGCCTCAGGGCCTTCATATGAAGAGGCCTGCAGCATTATTGCTTAtttcacacacagagaaatggaAGCCAAAAGCAGTGAAATTAGTTGCTTGGTATCATTCAggagacaaagaaaaacacaatacaTATCTTGATTTTCTAGGGAAGCAGTTAATAGCTGACAAAGTACTGAGGAAATGAGATTTTTCCACCAATCACATTACAGTTCTGGTAACTAAGACAATTCTTAACCTACTTTCTCCAAACACTTCCACACTTTCAACCATGAAATGcaattaaaactaattttttcaACAACCAGTGGAATATTACAGTAAACTTGTTGTACATAAAGAAAGGCTGCAGAGTGCTTAGCTGAATGAGCATTACAATGTTCTGAAAGTTTTACTTACGTGTAATCTGCCTCTAAGCTCTCTGTCATTCCTCATTTTGACATAGATTCGCTCATCTAGACTGAGTCTGATGAGATCAAGTGGCTCCTCTACAGTATTTGTTGTTTGTtgctaaaaaaatttaaaagcattatttgTACAGAAGCAGCCTGTGAACTCTTCCATTCCTCAATGTTTGTGAGACATAGAAAACAAAGGAGTGAAAACACAGATGCA
This region of Vidua chalybeata isolate OUT-0048 chromosome 12, bVidCha1 merged haplotype, whole genome shotgun sequence genomic DNA includes:
- the LSM3 gene encoding U6 snRNA-associated Sm-like protein LSm3 isoform X1 → MADEVDQQQTTNTVEEPLDLIRLSLDERIYVKMRNDRELRGRLHAYDQHLNMILGDVEETVTTIEIDEETYEEIYKSTKRNIPMLFVRGDGVVLVAPPLRVG
- the LSM3 gene encoding U6 snRNA-associated Sm-like protein LSm3 isoform X2, which codes for MADEVDQQQTTNTVEEPLDLIRLSLDERIYVKMRNDRELRGRLHAYDQHLNMILGDVEETVTTIEIDEETYEEIYKARSKSPQELK